TAAGTGGTATAAAAAAGGACTGCTATATTTGCCTGATGAGGATTTGGAAAGACATATGTATCATGATTCTATTAGATTCTTAAAAGAATATGGTTATGAACATTATGAAATATCAAATTTTGCAAAGCCAGGATACGAATGCAAACATAATCTGACTTATTGGAAAATCAAGCCATATCTAGGAATAGGTTTAAATAGCCACTCTAATTTAGCTGGCAAGCGGTTTTGGAATCATTCAAAATTCGCTGATTATAATAATCGATTAAAAAATAATCTTCTACCAATTGAAGGTGAAGAAATTATAGATAAGAATATGGAAATAGCCGAATTTTGTATTATGGGATTACGTCTAATAAATGGAATAAATAAATTAGAATATAAAAATAGATTTGGTGAAGATATTAAATATAGATACGATAAAATTATAAATAAACATGTTCATAATGGCTTAATAAAAGAAGATTATAATCATATTAGATTGACTAGTAAAGGATTGGATTTATCTAATATGGTAGAAGTAGATTTTATGCCATAAAAATTAAATAGGTATTGACAAAGGTAGCATCAAGTGGTAATTTAATAATAGAATGTTAGCACTCGACCATAGGGAGTGCTAATAGCATCCACAATCAAGAGGTGATAATTATGTTGGATGAAAGAAAGCTTAAAGTTCTTTATGCTATTATAAATAGTTATATAATAAGTGCTGAGCCTATAGGATCTAGAACCTTATCTAAACATTATGACCTTGGTGTAAGTTCTGCAACAATAAGAAATGAAATGTCTGACCTAGAGGAATTAGGTTTGTTAAACAAACCCCATTCTTCAGCAGGGAGAATTCCTTCGGATAAGGCATATAGACTGTATGTAGATAGTCTATTAAAGTTAAATAAATTTATACTTGATGAGAATAAAAAACAACAAATAAAAAACATCTTAATAAGTGAAACTCAAGAGTTAGAACACTTGTTGCAGACATCTGCCAAAGTTCTATCGGAGATTACAAATTATACAGCACTTGCAGTCTCACCTCATTTAAAGAATAGTAAAATTAAGCATATACAATTGATATCAATAGATAATAATCAGGTATTGCTAGTTATAGTTAATAATTCTGATATTGTGAAAAGTACTATTTTTGAATTGGATAAACCAATTCCTGTTAATCAACTTAATACAATTTCAAACTTTTTAAATAATAGATTAAAAGGATTATCCTTTATTCAGCTTAATAGTATTCTTGATTTGGGAATCTTAAATGAATTATATGAGTTCAAAGATATTCTTGAAAATCTTATACCTGTAATAAATAAGTCAATGGATGATACAGAATATATAGAATTATATTCTGAAGGTATAACAAGATTGTTGAATTACCCTGAATATAATAATGTGGATAAAGCTAAATCTATTCTTTCATTTATAGAAGATAAGGATTTGGTATTAGGAATGCTATTAGATGATACTTTATGTAATGATATTGATATAATTATTGGAACTGAAAATAATTATGCTCAATTAAAGGATAGTAGTATAGTTACAGCGACTTATAGTATTGGTGGCAAAACAATAGGTAAAATAGGGGTAATAGGCCCTACTAGAATGGACTATTATAAGCTAATTAATACTTTAAGGTTATTTTCAACGAATATATCAGAAATATTAGAAAAACTATCAGGAAAATAAATACGAGGTGATATAATGAATGCAAATAATGAAGACTTAAATGAAAAAAACTTAAAAAATAATATTGATGATGAAGAAAGCGAAAAAGTTGCTGAAGAAGAAAATTCTCCAGAGGATGGTATATTAAACGCTAAAGAAGAAGAAATCAGTGATTTGAAAAATAAGCTTGTAAGATTACAGGCTGATTTTGTTAATTATAAGAAAAGGACTGAAAAAGATAAGGAGAATTCCGTTATTTATGGAATTGAAAGTATAATAAAGGATTTACTTCCAATCATAGATAATTTTCAGAGATCAATAGATAGTGAAGTTGATAAAGAAAATAATTTCTATAAAGGAGTAAGTCTGATTGAACAACAATTAATAGAATTGTTAAGGAATAATTCTGTAGATGAAATTGATTGTTTAGGTAAGCCTTTTGATCCGAATTTTCATCATGCTGTTTTTATGGAAGAGTCAGATGAGTATGAATCAGGAATTATCATTGAAGTTCTGCAAAAGGGTTATCTTTTAAAAGACAAAGTTATAAGACCATCAATGGTTAAAGTATCAAAATAACATAGGGAGGAATTTATATATGGGAAAAATTATTGGAATAGACTTAGGTACTACAAACTCATGCGCTGCAGTTATGGAGGGTGGAGAACCTACGGTAATTGCTAATATAGAAGGCAATAGAACTACACCATCAGTTGTTGCTTTTACAAAGGATGGAGAGAGATTAGTTGGAGAAACAGCTAGAAGACAAGCGGTCACCAATCCAGAAAAAACTATTATTTCAATAAAGACACACATGGGAAGTGACTATAAAACAAAAATAGATGGAAAAGATTATACACCAGAAGAAATATCTGCAATGATATTACAAAAGATAAAATCTGATGTAGAAAGTTACTTAGGAGAAAAAGTAGAAGATGCAGTAATTACTGTACCAGCGTATTTTACAGATAGTCAAAGACAAGCAACTAAAGATGCAGGTAAGATTGCTGGATTAAATGTAAAGAGAATAATCAATGAGCCAACGGCTGCGGCATTGGCTTATGGCATGGATAAAGAGGAAGGTCAACATAAGATAATGGTATTTGACCTTGGAGGAGGTACATTTGACGTATCTATACTTGAAATAGGAGATGGAGTATTTGAAGTTTTATCAACAAGAGGTAATAATCGTCTTGGTGGAGATGACTTTGATGAAGCATTAATTAAATATATAAATGAACAATTTAAGAAAGAAAATGGTGTTGACTTAACTCAAGATAAGATGTCCTTACAAAGATTAAAAGAAGCAGCTGAAAAAGCTAAGAAGGAATTATCATCCACTATGACAACTAATATAAATCTACCGTTTATTACTGCAACGGCGTCAGGTCCATTACACCTAAATATGGATTTAACAAGAGCTAAGTTTGAAGAATTAACATCTCATTTGGTTGAACAAACATTAGAGCCTGTGAAAGCGGCAATAAAGGACTCTGGTTTATCCACTTCTGAAATAGAAAAAGTTTTACTTGTTGGTGGTTCAACTAGAATACCTGCGGTTCAAGAAGCGGTTAAGAAGTTAATTGGAAAAGATCCACAAAAAGATATAAATCCTGATGAATGTGTAGCTATAGGGGCGGCAGTACAAGGTGGAGTTTTAAGTGGAGAAGTTAAGGATATATTACTATTGGATGTAACACCTCTTTCCTTAGGTATTGAGACATTAGGTGGAGTTACAACAAGATTAATTGAAAGAAATACTACTATACCTACTAAGAAATCACAAGTTTTCTCAACTGCATCAGACAGTCAGACTTCAGTAGATATACATGTTCTTCAAGGTGAAAGACAGATGGCTAATGACAATGTAACATTAGGAAGATTCCAACTTACTGGTATACCACCAGCTCCAAGAGGAGTACCACAAATTGAAGTAACATTTGATATAGATGCTAATGGTATTGTTAATGTTAGTGCAAAAGATTTAGGAACAGGGAAAGAACAAAAGATAACAATTACAGCATCAACAAAGATGTCAGATGATGAAATCCAAAGCAAAGTAAAAGAAGCCGAAAGATTTGCAGAAGAGGATAAAAAGAAAAAAGATTCTATAGAAGTTAGAAACAATGGAGATTCAATGGTTTATCAAACTGAAAAAGCTCTTAAGGAATTAGAGGGCAAGATTTCTCCAGATGAAAAATCAGATGTAACTTCTAAATTAGAGGCTTTAAAGAAATCCTTAGAAGGTGATGATATAGATGATATCAAGAACAAGACTGAAGAGTTGACTCAAAGTTTCTATTCTATATCACAAAAGATGTATGAACAAGGACAAAATCAAGGAGAAGGCGCAGCATCTAATGATGATGTAGTAGATGCTGATTATGAAGTTGTAGACGAAGATGAGTAAATTATAGGAAAAGTTCTATATTAATAATTGAAAAAATAGAACTTTCCTATTGGTAATAAAAAGACATAAGCTAAATCATTGGATTTAGCTTATGTTATGCATAAAACAAAAAAGGCTGGTGAAGATTTTTGAGGGATTATTATGAAATTCTTGGAGTTGGAAGAGATGCTACCAGCGATGAGATAAAAAGTGCCTATAGAAAGCTTGCAAAAAAATATCATCCAGATTTAAATCCTAATAATGCTGAAGCAGAGCAAAAATTTAAAGAAGCGAATACAGCATATGAAGTATTAAGTGATGAAGATAAAAGAGCGAGATATGATAGATACGGAGAGGCAGGGGTAAATGGACAATCTGGGGCTTCAGGCTTTGGGGGATTTGGGGATATATTTGATGATATATTTGATATCTTTGGAAGTGGATTTGGTGGCGGATATACACAGAGTAGAAAAAATGGACCAGCCAGAGGTGCAGATCTTAGATATGATTTAACGTTGGAATTTGAAGAAGCTGTATTTGGAGTTGAAAAGGAAATCCAATTAAGAAGGACTGAAAATTGTTCTACATGTAGTGGATCAGGTGCAAAACCAGGGACAGATAAAGAAACTTGTTCAAAGTGTCATGGTAGCGGACAGGTAAGATATGCACAACAATCTCCTTTCGGTCAATTTGTAAGAGTAGGAACATGTGATGAATGTAATGGTACAGGTGAGATTATAAAAGAAAAATGTCCTACATGTCATGGCTCTGGAAGAGAAGTAAAAAACAAGAAGATAAAGGTAAAGGTGCCTGCAGGCGTTGATAATGATTCGATAATATCTATCAGGGGCGAAGGTGAAGGCGGTACTAGAGGTGGAAGTCCTGGAGATTTGTATGTCTATATATCAGTTAAGGAAGACGAAATATTTAAAAGAAAAGGAAATAATGTCTATATTAATATACCAATATCATTTACCGAAGCAGCTCTAGGTGCTGAGATAGTAGTGCCAACTTTAGAGGGAAAAGAAAATTTTACAATCCCAGAAGGCACTCAAACTGGAACGCGATTCAAATTGAAAAGTAAAGGTGTTCCAAATGTAAGGGGAGTAGGAAGAGGGGATCTATATTTCACAGTAGATATAAAAGTCCCTACAAAACTAACAGATAAACAAAGAGAATTATTAAAAGAATTAAGTAAAGAACAGGGAGAAGAATTAAAAGACCAAAAGAAGGGTTTTTTTGAAAAAGTAAAGGATGTTTTTAATTAAACAATCGCTCATTGAGTGGTTGTTTAATTTTTACTAAATTAGATTCCATTATGTCCTAGAATACCTAGTAATTTTAGAAAATTTACGATATAATGAGGTGAAAGATATCCTTTGCTGTATAGCACCTCATTGCAGCTACGTGAAGAAATTGCTATGCAATTTCTCTATGCTAAAAAAAGATTAAAAAGGATGTGTAATTAATGAAGTGGTTAGAACTACAAATAAAAACTACTCCTGAATTTGAAGAGATTATATCTGAGGTATTATATGAAAATGGTGCAACAGGTCTTGCCATTGAAGATCCAAATGATATATTAGAGTTATCTAGGAATGAAAAGGATTGGGATTTTATTGAACCGAATCTAATAGATTTAGGATTTGATGGTATACTTATAAAAGCATATTATGAAATTGATAATGGAATAAACGTTACAATAGATAACATCAAAGATGAGATAGAAAGAAAACCAATAAAAGAAGGAAAAGAGCCATATGGGAAAATAGATACATTTGAAGTTGATGATAAAAACTGGGCAAATAATTGGAAAAAGTATTTTAAAACCATTATTATCAATAATCACATAATAATTAAACCTTCATGGGAAAGTTATGATAAAAAAGATGATGATATAGTCATTGAGCTAGACCCTGGAATGGCATTTGGCACTGGCTCTCATGAAACTACTTTGATGTGTGCTGAGGCATTAGATCAATTTGTTAATGAAAATTCAATTGTATATGATGTTGGTTGTGGTAGTGGTATTCTAAGTATAGTTGCTGCTAAACTTGGGGCAAAACAAGTAACGGCTATAGATTTAGACGAGATGTGCGTAAAGATATCGATAGAAAATGCTGAGAATAATGATGTGAATGACATTGTAGAGGTTAAGCAAGGGAATTTACTAGATGTCATAGAGGGAAAAGCTAATATAATAGTTGCCAATATAATAGCAGAAATTTTAGTTGATATGATAAATAGTATTGATAAATATTTAGAACTAAATGGAACGTTTATTGGTTCTGGTATTATCGTAGAAAAGATTGATATAGTAAAAGATGCATTGATTGAACACGGATTTAGCATTATTGATATAAAGGAAAACAATGGTTGGGCATGTATTGTTGCAACTAAATAGGATGGGAAACTATGCATAGATTTTTTATAGATGACAATCAAATCTTAGATGATAAAATATATATAAAGGGTAATGATGTAAAACATATTAAGGATGTACTTAGACTTACAGCTAATGACATCATAGAAGTATCCTGTAATGGAACTACTTATACATGTGAACTTGAAGAAATATCTAAGGATAGAGTAATAGCAAAGATAAACCATTCTGTAGTTGGAGAGAATGAGTCATCAGTTGAAATTGCACTATACCAAGGATTATCTAAGGGTAACAAAATGGAGATTATTTTTCAAAAAGGAACGGAAATAGGAGTTAAGCATTTTTATCCTGTAGCTACACATAGGTCTGTAGTAAAAATAAAAGATATAAAAAAAGAACAGAGTAAAGTAGAACGCTGGAATTTAATAGTAGAAGAAGCTGCTAAACAATCTAAAAGAGATAAAGTTCCAATAGTTAATGGGATAATTAGCTTCGATGACATGATAGAGCTATTAAAAGATGAAATAAATATCATAGTACCCTATGAAGATGAGAAGAACATCACTATTAGGGAAGGATTAGATAACATAAAAGAAGGTAAAATTAACATTATTATAGGACCTGAAGGTGGATTTGAACCAATAGAGATTCAAAAATTGAAGGAAATAAATAGTAAGGTTGTAACATTAGGTCCAAGAATTTTAAGGACAGAAACAGCTGGTCTAGTTACAGCTACTATAATACTTTATGAAGTGGGAAATATAGGAGTGATTTAATTAATGAAAACCGTAGCGTTTCATACACTAGGTTGCAAGGTAAATCAATATGAAACTGAAGCTATGGAGGAACTATTTGAGAAAAGTGGATATACAATAGTAAAAGAAGATGATTTAGCAGATATCTATGTAATAAATACATGTACTGTTACAAATTTATCAGACAGAAAATCAAGACAATTTATACGAAAGTCAAAGAAGATTAACAAAGATTCTATTATTGCTGTTGTAGGTTGCTATTCTCAAGTTTCACCTGGTGAGGTTGCTGAAATTGAAGGTGTTGATGTAATTATCGGTACTAGTGAAAGAAATAAAGTAGTTGATTTATGTGAAAAAGCAAAGGAAAATAACGAAAAGATTAATATCGTAAGTGATATTAAATATAATAAAGAATTTGAAGAGATTAATATAGATGATATAAAATCCAAAGCTAGAGCATATATAAAAATTCAAGATGGGTGTAATCAATTTTGTAGCTATTGTATAATACCTTATGCAAGAGGGCCAATAAGAAGTCGAGAATATGAAGATATAGTTTTAGAAGCAGAAAAGTTAGCGCAAGCTGGATTTAAAGAAGTTGTTTTAGCTGGAATTCATGTTGCTTCTTATGGAAAAGACTTAAAGAAAATTGATTTAATTGATGTAATCAAGGGAATCGGTAGTATAGATGGAATAGAAAGAATTAGATTAAGCTCTCTAGAGCCTACATTAATTGATGAAGAATTTATGAAATCACTTATTGAAGTAGGGAAAGTTTGTGATCATTTTCATCTATCACTTCAAAGTGGAAGTGATTCAGTACTAGAAAGAATGAATAGAAAGTATACTAGTGAAATATTTAAAGAAAAAGTTGATATAATACGAAAATATATGCCCGAAGCAGGAATAACAACTGACATAATAGTTGGATTCCCAGGAGAAACAGAATCTGAATTTGAAGAGACATGCGATTTTGTAAGAAAAATAAATTTTTCTCGAATACATGTATTTAAATATAGTCCTAGAAAAGGTACACCAGCAGCTGATTTCAAAAATCAAATAGATGGAAATATTAAAAATGAAAGAAGCGAAATTCTAATTAAAATTGGTGATAAATTATTAAATAATTTTATGAATAGGTTTATTGGAAAAAGATTAGAGGTTTTATTTGAAGAACATAGCAATGAAGATTTGGAATGCTATGAAGGGTATACAACTAATTATATTAGAGCTAGAGTAAATTCACAAAATTCTTTAATAGGAGAAGTAAAATCTATAAAGATAACAGACTCATATAATGATATTTTAATTGGTGAAATTTAAAGTTTACCTGAATAGCTACCAAGGGGGTGATACATATGGATTGTATTTTCTGTAAGATCATTAATAAAGAAATTCCAAGTGAGTTTATATATGAAGACGATAAAGTAGTGGTTTTTAAAGACTTAAACCCTCAGGCCCCTGTACATTTGTTAATAGTTCCAAAGGAGCATATAGAGTCTAATGAATATATAAATGAAAGCAATTCGGATATAGTAGGACATGTATTCGCAGTTGCTAATAAGGTCGCTAAAGAAAGTGGTCTGGAAAATGGTTATAGAATCGTTAATAATTGTAAAGAGGACGGTGGACAGTCTGTAAACCATATACATTTTCATCTAATTGGAGGAAGGCAAATGTTATGGCCACCGGGCTAAAAAGATGTTGAAAAAGTTAGACTTATAATGTATAATTAACTAGTATGTAAACCTTAACCATGGTAGTATTGAAGCACTCTTGTAGTAGAGAGGGGAGGGAAGATTGATGTCAGAAATTAGAGTAGGAGAAAACGAATCTCTTGACAATGCGTTAAAAAGATTTAAAAGACAATGTGCGCGTGCTGGTGTAATGGGAGAAGTTAGAAAAAGAGAACATTATGAAAAGCCAAGTGTAAAACGTAAAAAGAAATCTGAAGAAGCAAGAAGAAAGAAACATTCTAAGTTTTAATTAAATAAGAAGGTGAATTTATGTCCCTTAAAGATAAACTTATGGAAGATTTAAAATCATCCATGAAAAACAAAGATACTATTAGAAAAAATACTATCACAATGGTTAGATCATCAATAAAACAAATTGAAGTTGATAAAAGATTAGAATTAACTGATGAAGAAGTATTAGATATTATTTCTAAGCAAGTTAAAGAAAAAAGAAGTGCAATTGAAGAATTTAAGAAGGGTTCAAGGGATGATTTAGTTAATCAGACTGAGAATGAAATCGAAATTCTTTTAGAATATTTGCCTAAACAACTTTCCGAAGAAGAAGTAGAGGAAATTGTTAAGGAAACAATTAATGAAATAAATGCTACCTCAATGAAGGATATAGGAATGATTATGAAAGCTGTAATGCCAAAGATTAAAGGCAGATCAGATGGTAATATTGTTAATAAGGTAGTTAAGAAAATATTGAATTAACCTGAGTTTGACTCAGGTTTTTTTGCTATATATTTGAATTAAAATGGGTATAAGTCATAATACATAGTATAATATAATATAGGGGGTGATAAATTGAAGGTTAGAAGATTGTTTATTATGTTTATCCTTATCATCTTCATAAGTAATATATCTTATGCTCAAGATGATGGTAAGGTCTATGTTGTACCGATAAAGGGAGAAATAAACAGAGCAACTAGTAATTTTATAAGTGATGTATTAAGTGATATAAATCAGGAAGATGCAGATGCGATAATTTTTGAAATAGACACATATGGTGGTTTAATTGAGGAAGCTCAGAAGATTAAAGATGCTATAATAGCAACTAATATTCCCACTATATCCTTTGTAAATAATAATGCTCAGTCTGCAGGGGTATTAATTACTATTGCTAGTGAAAATATTGTCATGGCAAATAACTCATCCATAGGTTCAGCGGAAACAATTCCTAATAATGAGAAAGTTATGTCAATGTGGAGAGCTGTACTGAGAGACACTGCCAGATATAGAGATAGGGAATCTATGATTATAGAAGCAATGGCTGATAAGGATATATTCATCGAAGGTATCAGTGAAAAGGGTAAGTTAATCAATTTAACAGGACATGAAGCTGTAGAACTAGGAGTAGCAGATTATACATCTAACGATTATAATGATATTCTCGAACATTTTAATATTGAGACTTCTGAGATTGTAGAAGTTAATGAAGGATTGCAGGTTAAACTTGCTAAATATATATCAAACACATATATAAGTTCTTTATTACTAGCTCTTGGATTCATAGGCCTTGTTATTGAAATTTTCACACCAGGGTTTGGAATTGGGGGTACAGTTAGTATTATAGGTTTTGGACTCTACTTTGGTGGGAATATATTAGCTGGTAATTCTAATTGGACTTCGTTAGCGTTATTTGTAATAGGGTTAATATTATTAGTTATAGAAGGTACAGTTCCAGGATTTGGCTTGCCTGGAATCGGAGGCATAGTTTTTATACTAATAGGAACAATCATTGCAATGGATAATTTGAGGTCGGCTTTAATATCCTTAAGCATTGCAATTATATTGACAACACTAGTAAGTATTTATATCATTAAATTAGGCTATAGAAGTAAAATATTTGATAATATAATTCTTAATAATCGTTTAAATAAAGAAAAGGGTTATATAAGTCTAGATAGTATGGACTTTTTATTAGAAAAAGAAGGGACTACAATATCAGATCTTCGACCAGCTGGTTTTATAGAGATAGATGGAAAGAAATATGATGCATTATCAGCGGGGGACTATATTGAAAAGAACACTGATATAAAAGTCACGAAGGTTGAAGGAGCAAAAATATTTGTTAGGAGGGGTTAAATATGGAATTGTTTATTACAGGTGGAATAGCAATATTAATAATTATACTATTAATACTATTCTTCACATTTATTCCTGTAGGATTATGGATAACTGCATTTTTCTCAGGAGTTAGGGTTGGGATATTAACATTAGTAGGAATGAGACTAAGAAGGGTAATACCTAGTAGAATAGTTAATCCTATGATTAAAGCCACAAAAGCAGGGTTGGATATCAATATTGATGAACTTGAGGCTCACTATTTAGCAGGTGGAAATGTAAATACTCTAGTAGATGCGCTAATTGCAGCTCAAAGAGCTAATATCCCACTTATATTTGAAAGAGCAGCAGCAATAGATTTAGCTGGAAGAAACGTATTGGAAGCTGTACAAGTAAGTGTAAATCCTAAGGTAATTGAAACACCTAAAATTTCAGCAGTAGCAAAGGACGGTATAGAAGTAATAGCAAAAGCTAGAGTTACAGTTAGGGCTAATATTGAGAGATTAGTAGGTGGAGCTGGAGAAGAAACAATCATTGCTAGAGTTGGAGAAGGAATCGTTACTACAGTAGGTAGTAGTGAATCTCATTCGGATGTACTAGAAAATCCTGATAGTATTTCAAGAACAGTTCTTAATAAAGGATTAGACTCCGGCACTGCTTTTGAAATTTTGTCAATTGATATAGCAGATGTTGATGTTGGTAGAAATATTGGAGCTAAGTTACAAATGGAACAGGCAGATGCTGATAAGAAGATTGCCCAAGCAAAAGCTGAGGAAAGAAGAGCAATGGCTGTAGCTAAGGAACAGGAAATGGTAGCTGATGTTCAAGCTATGCGTGCTAAGGTAGTAGAAGCAGAATCTCAGGTTCCATTAGCTTTAGCGGCTGCATTAAAAGAAGGTAAAATGGGTGTTATGGATTACTATAATATGAGAAATATTTTAGCTGACACTGATATGCGAACTTCCATATCAAAGATGACTGATGACAATAAACCGCAATAGGAAGTGATTAAATGGATAGTCCACTAATACTTCTAGTGATTTGGGTTTTAATAAATATCTTTATTAAAAGTGCTAATGATAAAAAAAAGATTGAAGAAGCTAGAAGGAAAAGAGCTCAAAAATTAGGGAAACAAACACCTTTGAACAACCAAACACTAAATAAAAATATAGAAACAGCGGCTAAAAATAAAAAAAGCATCATAGATGTATTTAAAGAAGAAATAGAAAAGGAAATCCAAGCACAGAAACAAACACAAAAAAAAGTTGAAAAACCAGTCATACAGTCAGAAACGAAAGAATTAACAATTACAGAAATAACTGAAGTTGAAGATGTTATCTATGAAGATACTCAAATAGACACACCGGTCATAAAGGAGAAAAGCAAAGAATTAGATAAAAATGACTATAACCCGACCCAAGCCGTAGATTTAAAAAAGGATATTTTAAAAGGTATAATTTATGCTGAAATATTGTCAGAACCTAAAAGCATAAAAAATATGAAGAGAAGCATGTAATGTGCTTCTCTTTCTTTTGTAATAGAACAATATTCTACTTCATAAGATAGATTGGAGGGATAAATGATGAAAAAAAATATTGAAAATATTAAGACCAATCTATCAGAGGCACTGGAATTACCAATTGATATAGCTTTAGACTTACCAAGAATCACAATTATAGGTAATGTTGAAGTAAGGATATTTAATCATAAAGGAATTATCGAATACGATAGTCAAATGATTAGGATTAATTCAAGAATAGGGATTATCAAGGTAATAGGAAATGAACTGGAAATAAAGAATATTCTTTCAGAAGAAATATTGGTAGTTGGAAATATTGAAAAAGTAGAAATATTGAGCTAGGGGTGATTAGATGCTAGCTATAAAAATATGGAATTATTTAAAGGGTTATGTTATTATTAGAATTGAAGGGTTATCCTTGGAAAGGCTGCTAAATCTAGCCTTAACCAATAATATTTACCTATGGGATGTAAAAAGACTAAACTATTATCAGGTAGAAGTGTCTGTAAGTCCAAAAGGGCTTGATAGTCTATTAGAATTAATTAGAAAAGTAGGATGCAAAGAAGAAATATTACAAGAGAGAGGGTTACCTTTTTTACTTGAAAGAGTGAAGCGCAGAAAAACTTTTGTAGTAGGTTTTATATTATTTATCGTATCCATCTTTTTGCTATCATCATTTATATGGAAAATTGAGATTAATGGACTTGAGCAAACACCAAATGAAAAAATAATTGAATACTTAAATGAAAATGGAATTAGTTCTGGTAAACCCAAGATGACTATCTCCGAAGCAGATATAGAATTGATGCTGATTAATAAGTTTGATTATTTTTCCTTTATAGAAGTACAAAAAAAGGGAATAAAATTAGTCATAGATATTAAGGAGGAACCATTACCCCCTGAAATAATTGATAGAGATTATCCAACAAACATAATAGCTAAGAAAAAAGGTGTAATAACAAAGGTTGTGGCTAGAAACGGAGAAGCTTTAGCTAAGGTTGGAGAAATTG
The DNA window shown above is from Tissierella sp. Yu-01 and carries:
- the hrcA gene encoding heat-inducible transcriptional repressor HrcA, translating into MLDERKLKVLYAIINSYIISAEPIGSRTLSKHYDLGVSSATIRNEMSDLEELGLLNKPHSSAGRIPSDKAYRLYVDSLLKLNKFILDENKKQQIKNILISETQELEHLLQTSAKVLSEITNYTALAVSPHLKNSKIKHIQLISIDNNQVLLVIVNNSDIVKSTIFELDKPIPVNQLNTISNFLNNRLKGLSFIQLNSILDLGILNELYEFKDILENLIPVINKSMDDTEYIELYSEGITRLLNYPEYNNVDKAKSILSFIEDKDLVLGMLLDDTLCNDIDIIIGTENNYAQLKDSSIVTATYSIGGKTIGKIGVIGPTRMDYYKLINTLRLFSTNISEILEKLSGK
- the grpE gene encoding nucleotide exchange factor GrpE: MNANNEDLNEKNLKNNIDDEESEKVAEEENSPEDGILNAKEEEISDLKNKLVRLQADFVNYKKRTEKDKENSVIYGIESIIKDLLPIIDNFQRSIDSEVDKENNFYKGVSLIEQQLIELLRNNSVDEIDCLGKPFDPNFHHAVFMEESDEYESGIIIEVLQKGYLLKDKVIRPSMVKVSK
- the dnaK gene encoding molecular chaperone DnaK; its protein translation is MGKIIGIDLGTTNSCAAVMEGGEPTVIANIEGNRTTPSVVAFTKDGERLVGETARRQAVTNPEKTIISIKTHMGSDYKTKIDGKDYTPEEISAMILQKIKSDVESYLGEKVEDAVITVPAYFTDSQRQATKDAGKIAGLNVKRIINEPTAAALAYGMDKEEGQHKIMVFDLGGGTFDVSILEIGDGVFEVLSTRGNNRLGGDDFDEALIKYINEQFKKENGVDLTQDKMSLQRLKEAAEKAKKELSSTMTTNINLPFITATASGPLHLNMDLTRAKFEELTSHLVEQTLEPVKAAIKDSGLSTSEIEKVLLVGGSTRIPAVQEAVKKLIGKDPQKDINPDECVAIGAAVQGGVLSGEVKDILLLDVTPLSLGIETLGGVTTRLIERNTTIPTKKSQVFSTASDSQTSVDIHVLQGERQMANDNVTLGRFQLTGIPPAPRGVPQIEVTFDIDANGIVNVSAKDLGTGKEQKITITASTKMSDDEIQSKVKEAERFAEEDKKKKDSIEVRNNGDSMVYQTEKALKELEGKISPDEKSDVTSKLEALKKSLEGDDIDDIKNKTEELTQSFYSISQKMYEQGQNQGEGAASNDDVVDADYEVVDEDE
- the dnaJ gene encoding molecular chaperone DnaJ, with amino-acid sequence MRDYYEILGVGRDATSDEIKSAYRKLAKKYHPDLNPNNAEAEQKFKEANTAYEVLSDEDKRARYDRYGEAGVNGQSGASGFGGFGDIFDDIFDIFGSGFGGGYTQSRKNGPARGADLRYDLTLEFEEAVFGVEKEIQLRRTENCSTCSGSGAKPGTDKETCSKCHGSGQVRYAQQSPFGQFVRVGTCDECNGTGEIIKEKCPTCHGSGREVKNKKIKVKVPAGVDNDSIISIRGEGEGGTRGGSPGDLYVYISVKEDEIFKRKGNNVYINIPISFTEAALGAEIVVPTLEGKENFTIPEGTQTGTRFKLKSKGVPNVRGVGRGDLYFTVDIKVPTKLTDKQRELLKELSKEQGEELKDQKKGFFEKVKDVFN
- the prmA gene encoding 50S ribosomal protein L11 methyltransferase; this translates as MKWLELQIKTTPEFEEIISEVLYENGATGLAIEDPNDILELSRNEKDWDFIEPNLIDLGFDGILIKAYYEIDNGINVTIDNIKDEIERKPIKEGKEPYGKIDTFEVDDKNWANNWKKYFKTIIINNHIIIKPSWESYDKKDDDIVIELDPGMAFGTGSHETTLMCAEALDQFVNENSIVYDVGCGSGILSIVAAKLGAKQVTAIDLDEMCVKISIENAENNDVNDIVEVKQGNLLDVIEGKANIIVANIIAEILVDMINSIDKYLELNGTFIGSGIIVEKIDIVKDALIEHGFSIIDIKENNGWACIVATK
- a CDS encoding RsmE family RNA methyltransferase codes for the protein MHRFFIDDNQILDDKIYIKGNDVKHIKDVLRLTANDIIEVSCNGTTYTCELEEISKDRVIAKINHSVVGENESSVEIALYQGLSKGNKMEIIFQKGTEIGVKHFYPVATHRSVVKIKDIKKEQSKVERWNLIVEEAAKQSKRDKVPIVNGIISFDDMIELLKDEINIIVPYEDEKNITIREGLDNIKEGKINIIIGPEGGFEPIEIQKLKEINSKVVTLGPRILRTETAGLVTATIILYEVGNIGVI